The genomic segment TATAGAATTGAAGAACTAGGTGGTGTTCGCTTAATTATTTAGATTAATATTAAAACCGAAATCGCTACAAAAACAATAATTTGTGCCCATTTTAAATACAAACCTGTTTTTTTGTGTTCTTTTAAATAAATAGATACTTTTCCAGCAAGAACAGCAATACTTCCAAAAACAATAAAAGAAACTAAGATAAAATGGAAGCCTAAAATATAAAATTGTAAAATGGTAGACATTTCTGAAGAAAATAAAAACTGAGGAAAAAATGCCAAAAAGAAAATGGTTACTTTCGGATTTAAAACATTCATTAAAAAACCCGTTTTAAACAACTGAAACGTACTTTTTTGTGTTACATTTTCTGTAGAAATTAAAATTTCTGAATCACTTTTGTAAACACGATATGCCAAATACAACAAATAACTCGCACCTAAAATTTTAATAATTAGAAATAAATTCTCATTTTCTTTGATGATTGTGGAAACTCCAAATGCAACCAATGTAGTATGAATGATACAACCTGTCATCAATCCAAAAACAGTTGCCAAACCATATTTTCTTCCATTTACAATACTTTGTGTTAACACAAAAATATTGTCTGGCCCTGGAGAAACTGCAAGAACAGAAGTCGCTAAAATAAAGGAGATCAATGTTTCAATCATAAATTATTAAGATGAGACAGGTTTCACAGATTAGCACAAATATCGTTATTTGTTTTTAAAATAAACATATTCAAAAACTTTAAAAGCTAGTTTAAATTTTACACCAACATCAATTTTCCCACAACTTCGTCACCCAATTCTTCATTCATCATTTTTATAATTTTTTCTTTCCCATAACTCAACTCTTCACGCAAAACAGAAGAAGTTAAATTAATTATCAACGTTTTATTTTGAAGTTTTACAGAAGTTGTATGCGTTGCAACTCCTTGCCCCATCATTTTTGTCCAGGTTTCTTCCACTTTAATTTTTTGCATTCCTTTGCTTAAATTATTTTCTTTGATAAAACTCTGCATTAAATCTTTTACCGAAAAAGAATCGTTTTCTCTTTTTGACATGAATTAGTTGTAGATATTAGATATTAGATATTAGATATTAGATATTAGATATTAGATATTAGATATTAGATATTAGATATTAGATATTAGATATTAGATATTAGATAAAAATTAAAAAACTTAGCGACTTAAAAAAATAATTCTTTGCCAATCTGCGAATTTTCGAAAAAAAAATCCAATTGAACTTCAAACTTCCAGCTTCTAACTTCCAACTAAAGCTTAAAAATCTGATAAGGTTTATTACTCTGCTTCACAATATTCTCTGTTCTTTCAGAATGCGTATCTGTAATAAAAATTTGTCCGAATTCGTCGTTATTTACCAATTCTATAATTTGTAAAACTCTGTTTTCATCTAATTTATCGAAAATATCGTCCAATAATAAAATAGGAATTACTTCCGATTGTTGTTTAATAAAATCAAACTGCGCCAACTTTAAAGCAATTAAATACGATTTTTGCTGTCCTTGCGAACCAAATTTTTTAATTGGGTACTCTCCTATTTCAAAACTTAAATCGTCTTTATGAATTCCTGAAGTTGTGTATTGTAAAATTTTATCTTTCTCTAAAGATTTTCGCATTAAATCTTGCATCGAAAAATCGTGTAACTGACTTTTATAAATTAAATTCACACGTTCTTTATTTCCTGATATAATTTGATATTTCTGGTTAAAAATAGGAATAAATTCCTCTAAAAAAGTTTTTCTAACCTCATAAATTTTAGATCCATAGTCAGAAAGTTGTTCATCATAAACACTTAAATTTAAAGCATCGAACGTTCTATTGGCCGCGAAATATTTTAACAATGCATTTCGCTGACTCAACACCTTATTATACGCAATTAAATCTTGTAAATATTTTTTGTTTTGCTGAGAAATTACACCATCTATAAATTTTCTTCTAGTATCACTACCTTCTGTAACCAAATCTCTATCTGCAGGAGAAATAATAACCAATGGCAATTGCCCAATATGTTCCGAAAACTTATCGTAACTTTTTCCATTTCTTTTTAAAACCTTCTTTTGTCCTTTTTTTAAACTACAAACAATTTTCTCGTTTCTATCCTTTAAAAGATAGTCTCCTTCTATCATAAAAAAACCTTCTCCATGTCTAATATTTTGTATTGCGACCGAATTAAAGTAACTTTTTGCAAAAGAAAGATAATAAATGGCGTCTAAAACA from the Polaribacter cellanae genome contains:
- a CDS encoding LysE family translocator, with product MIETLISFILATSVLAVSPGPDNIFVLTQSIVNGRKYGLATVFGLMTGCIIHTTLVAFGVSTIIKENENLFLIIKILGASYLLYLAYRVYKSDSEILISTENVTQKSTFQLFKTGFLMNVLNPKVTIFFLAFFPQFLFSSEMSTILQFYILGFHFILVSFIVFGSIAVLAGKVSIYLKEHKKTGLYLKWAQIIVFVAISVLILI
- a CDS encoding DUF721 domain-containing protein, with product MSKRENDSFSVKDLMQSFIKENNLSKGMQKIKVEETWTKMMGQGVATHTTSVKLQNKTLIINLTSSVLREELSYGKEKIIKMMNEELGDEVVGKLMLV
- the recF gene encoding DNA replication/repair protein RecF (All proteins in this family for which functions are known are DNA-binding proteins that assist the filamentation of RecA onto DNA for the initiation of recombination or recombinational repair.), with amino-acid sequence MYLQKLSLVNFKNIESQSFDFQQKINCFVGDNGVGKTNVLDAIYYLSFAKSYFNSVAIQNIRHGEGFFMIEGDYLLKDRNEKIVCSLKKGQKKVLKRNGKSYDKFSEHIGQLPLVIISPADRDLVTEGSDTRRKFIDGVISQQNKKYLQDLIAYNKVLSQRNALLKYFAANRTFDALNLSVYDEQLSDYGSKIYEVRKTFLEEFIPIFNQKYQIISGNKERVNLIYKSQLHDFSMQDLMRKSLEKDKILQYTTSGIHKDDLSFEIGEYPIKKFGSQGQQKSYLIALKLAQFDFIKQQSEVIPILLLDDIFDKLDENRVLQIIELVNNDEFGQIFITDTHSERTENIVKQSNKPYQIFKL